The Haloarcula sp. CBA1127 genomic interval CGTCGATTGTGTCCGTGAGGTGGTAGGCCGGGACGGCGGCGACAACCACGTCGGCGCGGGCGGCGGCGTCCTCGTTACCCAGACCGGCGATTGACACGTCGTCGTGGCCGCGGCTGGCCAGTTCTGTCTCGTACTCCTCGGCTTTGTTCGCCGCTTTCTGGGCTTTCCGGGAGCCGATGATGATCGTGTGGTTGGTGTCGTCAGCCCACCGGAGGGCAAGGCCTTGGCCGATGTCTCCAGTACCGCCAAGCAACGCGATGTCCATACTTACGGCGTAGGCCGACCACTGAATAAACGTTGTGTGACAGGTTCACTCAGGTGTACTTCTCCCAAGCCCGGTCGAACCCGCCGGCGAAGGCGACGTACAGCGCGATCCCGAGGCCCACCAGATAGCTGACCCACTGCGTCGCGACGCCAGCGACTGACGCGTCCCCGAGCACGAGGGCAAAGACAGTCGTGAGCGGGACCATCACGAAAAAGAGGACGATGATGAACATCCCGACGCGGCCCGGCCGGTGGACGGATTCGAGGATGTGACTGCGTTCACGCATCGTCCCGTAGGCCGCGACAAGACCAAGTAGCTGGCAGATAACGGCGTACAGCGGCACCAGGTCGACTGACGGCTCGCGGATGACCGCGCCACCGACGAGTCCGGCCCAGATGCTCACCAGCAGCGCCCAGCCGAACGTCGGTAGTCGTCGCATACCCGTGGTCTCTGTCCCGCCAGTGAAACCGTTGCCGTTTACCGCTGGTCGGTGATGCTGTCGCGGCTACTCCGCTCCTATCGTGTCGAGCAGTTCGGGCAGGTCGGTGACCGATTCGATGACGGCACTCGCGCCGTTGTTGGCGAACGTCTGGCGGCCGGCATCGCCGGTCAGCCCGCCAGTTAGGACGCCGATGCCGTAGTACACGCGGTCGTCGTCGGCTTCGTCGGCGTTGACTGCCGTCGCTACGTCGTCGAGGGTGTCCCCGGCAAAGGCGACTCGCTCGGCGTCGAAGCGCTCGGCGAGTGTCCGCAGGGCGGCGGGGTGGGGTTTGCCCTCCTCCCAGTCATCCATCGTGAAGCGGTGCTCCCCGGGCAGTTCGAGGCCGACGCGTTCCAGTGCGATGTCGGCTTCGGCGGCTGGTCGGCCGGTGACGACGCCGACGGCGAAACGGTCCTGCAGAGCCGATAGCGTCTCGTCGTCGACCAGCAACGGTTCGTCATGGATGTAGCCCGGCGCGGCAAACGGTGGCTCGCCGCCCTCGATATCCCGGTAGAGGTCGGTGCCGAGATACAGCGTCTGGAACACGTCCCGGAGCTGTTCGCGGTCCCAGGCGTCGAAGACTCGGTCTTCTGCTGGTTCGTCCAGCAGGTCACGAACCACTGCCTCGGCCGCCGCAAGCCCGCCGCCGCGTTCGGCGATGGCGTCGGTAAAGGCCGCCAGGTCGGAGACGGCCGACTCGCGGCCCGCAAGAACGAACAGCGCGGCTGCATAGGTCAGTTCCCAGTCGTTGTTGAACCCGCCGGCGTCCTTGAACTGCTGGACCGCCGCCTTCTCGATCGTGTCGCCGTACACCCGGTCGATAGATTCGATGATCGCTCGGCGATAGGAGTCGGCCACGTCCACCAGCACGCCGTCGATGTCGAGGACGACCGCGTCGACTTGCATGGGCGAGCGAAGGCAGTCCTCACTCAAGCGCCTTGCTATCTTTCGCCCGGTACAGCGTCTCCCCGCCCGGGAGCTGTTCGCGGTCGACGGCAACCGTCGGCTGGTCGCCGCCCAGCGTCGTGAACCAGAACGCAGCATCGACGTCGTCGGCAACGGTCAGCGTGGGCCGGTGCAGTTCAGGCGGGAGGTTTCGAGCGAATACGATATCACATCCCGCATAGACGGACTGGTCGGGGTCGAGGATGTCATCCACGACGAACCGCACCCCGTCGGGGGCCTCCCGTTCGACAATGTCCGTTGCGGTCACATCCACGCCCCGCTCAGCCAGGGCCCCGGCTACGTCAGGGTGGTTTCCGATGCCGACCTCGACGACGGAATCGACGGACGCGAGTCGGTCGACGAGCGGGTCGGTGGTGTCGGTCACGTCGTACAATTTATGAGATGCGGGCGCATATGCGTTCCCATGCACGTCGACATCGTGCCGGTGGGCGAGGTCTCGGCCCAGGTCAAACGTGAGGCCTCGGACGGACTCCGCTCCGTCTACGACTGTGAGGTCTCGATGCACGAGCCACAGTCCATTCCCGCCGGCGCGTACGATGGGGACCGTGACCAGTACCGCGCAGAGGAGTTTATCGATCTCGCCCGCCGGGTCGGCTCCGGCGGCAAAAACATCGCTATCACGCCGAAAGACCTCTTCTACCGCCGTCGGAACTACGTTTTCGGGCTCGCGTATCTCGGTGGCTCCGGCAGCGTCATCTCCACGTATCGGCTCCAGACCTCTTCCGACGGCGGCTTCTCGAACCGCTCGGCCGGCGAGATCTTCTCACAGCGGGTCCGCAAGGAGGTCGTCCACGAGGTCGGCCACACGCTCGGGCTGGAGCACTGTGACAACAAGCGCTGCGTGATGAATTTCTCCCCCACTGTCCGGCAAGTCGACGTGAAGGAAGTCTCGCTGTGTGGCTCTTGCCAGCGAAACGTGCTGTAGTTTGCGAACAGATACCAAATTGATTCGGTATAGCGCCTACAGTTCTGTGGTACTTGTACACATACGCGATGAGCAAGAGTCAGTCCCCCGAACGCGTTGCGGAACTGCGAGAGGTTTTCGTGACGGTCACCGGTGATGAAACGGTCACTGAGTCCCAGACAGACGAGCAGACGGACCGCGAACTTGACCCGGATGAAGAGTTCGATCCGGCAGAAGTCGCCGACGGCTTAGACGATGCGGTTGCGGGGTCCGAGACAGGCAGTGACAGTGATCCTGCGGCGTAACGCCGCGGACTATTCCTGCGTCTCCCGCTTCGAATAACGGTTGTACTATCATCTGAGACGTAGTCTCACCAGCTAACTCCCGAGGTGATATGTGGATCAACAGCCACGCCGAGCACGGTTCGGCAGGCGCGACCGTCGAGTAGCGACCTTCGTCGACGAAACCGGTTGAACAAACTGTTCTCGCAAAAACGGCTCCGGCTGAGGTCTCTTCTCCCGTGGATTTCCGATACCGAGACGGTCGCCATCTGGCTCTCGCCGACCTCGCTCCTCCTCTGAGCTTACGGTGCGTAGTAGTACTCGCCGGCGTTCTTCTGCTCGCGGTCCAGTTGCGAGTCGGGCTTGTTGATACGGGGGCGTGAGGTCCGCTCGTCGCGGCGGAACGTGATGTCGAGGTTCTGGAGGAACTCGTTCATGCCCTCGCGCATGCCCTGTGGCGGCGCAGCGTGGCCGTTCTTGGCCGGCTCGCCATCGAAGACGAGCAGGCGGTCGGCCAGCAGGTCGATCATGTAGATGTCGTGGTCGATGACCATCGCCGTCGCGTCGTGGTTCTCGGCGTAGCGCCGGATGGCCGAGGTCGCCATGACCCGCTGTTCCACGTCCAGATGGGCCGAGGGCTCGTCCAGCAGGTAGAGGTCGGCGTCGTTCGAGAGACAGGCCGCGATGGCGACCCGCTGGCGCTCCCCGCCCGAAAGGTCGGTGAGTTGCTGTTCCATCACCGATTCGAGTTGGAGGGGCTGTGCGATTTCGGTGTTCCAGTAGGAACTCCCGAAGTCGTCCGTAATCGACGCGAGGAACGCGTCGACCCGCATCGGCTGGTCGATCTCGATATACTGGGGCTTGTAGGCGATGTCGAGACTGGTGTCGATTTCGCCCGCACTCGGTTCCAACCGGCCGGCGAGCATCTTCGCAAACGTCGACTTCCCGATACCGTTCGGGCCGA includes:
- a CDS encoding UPF0146 family protein, whose amino-acid sequence is MYDVTDTTDPLVDRLASVDSVVEVGIGNHPDVAGALAERGVDVTATDIVEREAPDGVRFVVDDILDPDQSVYAGCDIVFARNLPPELHRPTLTVADDVDAAFWFTTLGGDQPTVAVDREQLPGGETLYRAKDSKALE
- a CDS encoding archaemetzincin family Zn-dependent metalloprotease is translated as MHVDIVPVGEVSAQVKREASDGLRSVYDCEVSMHEPQSIPAGAYDGDRDQYRAEEFIDLARRVGSGGKNIAITPKDLFYRRRNYVFGLAYLGGSGSVISTYRLQTSSDGGFSNRSAGEIFSQRVRKEVVHEVGHTLGLEHCDNKRCVMNFSPTVRQVDVKEVSLCGSCQRNVL
- a CDS encoding TIGR01548 family HAD-type hydrolase codes for the protein MQVDAVVLDIDGVLVDVADSYRRAIIESIDRVYGDTIEKAAVQQFKDAGGFNNDWELTYAAALFVLAGRESAVSDLAAFTDAIAERGGGLAAAEAVVRDLLDEPAEDRVFDAWDREQLRDVFQTLYLGTDLYRDIEGGEPPFAAPGYIHDEPLLVDDETLSALQDRFAVGVVTGRPAAEADIALERVGLELPGEHRFTMDDWEEGKPHPAALRTLAERFDAERVAFAGDTLDDVATAVNADEADDDRVYYGIGVLTGGLTGDAGRQTFANNGASAVIESVTDLPELLDTIGAE